From Chryseotalea sp. WA131a:
CGTTCATTAACTTGGTTAGGTAAATGTTGCGTACCTCCCAAATATTGGAAATGATTGCTTCGGTGGATATAGATGGATTTATTTTGTTGTGCATTGGGTTGGTCAAAATTATAAAGAAAAAGGTAATAGGGTGGTTTTTGTGTTCAGTAGATCAAAAGCAAATGTCAGGCTACACAAAAAATGTTTACAAGTTGGAGAATATTTATAAATAAAATCTAAATGATGATGGGGGCTCTTCATCACCAAATTCAGCCATAATCCCACCCACGCGTCTTGAGAATAAAAGAGTCACTGGATGACCACCTGTAGTACTTGCTGTATTCCAGTTCATGCGAGAAAGGGCTATTACATCAGAAGCGGTTTTAACAATATCGAGTTTTCGATCAGACTGTATTTTGACAGGCGCAGGTATATGTGGGCCAGGATATGTATTTAATTCCTTCATGAAACCAGTTGTGAAAAGATAACTTGCATCATCATTTACAGTGCAAAGCATTCCTCGTCTTGGTGGATAGTCGCCAAACCTTACTAATCTGAATTCTGTTGGAGCTAAATTTATTAACTCAACAATTGGTACATTATTTAATGCGGAATACAATCCTTGCCTTTCAGCGTCATCAAAAGTTGTTGTCTTGTGTAACACTATTCGCAAAGGTGTGCTTCCAGTTCTATATCTATATTCATTGAGGATACGCTCACCCAAAAATTGCGCTTGTTCTTCAGTCAAGTGGACATTCCTTCCTTGCTCAGCAGTCCAAGGAACATTAACTCCTCTAATAGCAAAACCTTCACCATCTGATGAAAATGCCTGTGCAATACATGACCTCACAAGGTGCTTATCATGAGTGGTATAAAGATGATGAAAGCTAATTCCAACATAACAAGTTTCTACACCCTCCTTTCTTAGACGCCAAGGAATACCACCAGCTTTATAGTATAAAGCTATGCTGCTGTTCCATGCTCTAATAGCAGTATCTTGATTCTTCAACGAGTCGAGAAATAGATTATCCGTTCCAATTTGGATAGGAATACCAAATCTCATCGCTGTTGCTTTGAGAGCCCTCCTAAAGTCTCGGTTTAGAATATCCTCTTCTTGCTCTTCAATTGGTTCCTTTTCAAAGTCAGCAAATAATGGAAGCTGGTTTGAAAGAGCTTTGGCTTTCTTCCGATCCTCTATCTTTACCTTTTCGTTTGTTACGCTCCAACATCTATCAATGACTTCATTCGAAAGACAGCAAAATATTACGTCAGGTTTTACTGTGTCAATTTTTGAAATATGGTTTAATCCGTTAGAATACAGAGCCAATGTATTCTTGAAGACCTCTGTTTCTTTTCGTTGAGAAAGTATTTGATCGAGACTCGACTTATCAATAACATAGTTCCATCGTTCGTTAAATGTTATATCTGCCCTGAATGTTTCTTTAAAGCCTAGAAAGTTAGGGTATTGAAATATGTTAGCCATTTTTGATTCGATTGGCTGTTGAGTACAACTCAACCAATTCATTGCTTTTTCTATCATAACTTCATCACCAATAAAACCTACATGAATAACTGATTTCCGTGCTGTGCCAAATCTCAAATCAAACGGCCCCCCCTGTTTTAAACCTTCCTTCGGGTCCATAAATTCTCCCACTCCGCCAAATTCAAGCGTGGGATCAGGTATCTGAGTTATCTCTATTTTAGTTGCCATCTTTTTTCCTTTCCTTATCCTGTTCTTCCTTCGCAAGTTGCTCAAGTTCTTTTTCTATATCTTCAATGTCTTCCAAATCACTTGGCTCCACGAAGGGATCAACAATTGAAACATCATGAACTGATGCTATTGGTAGTTTCGATGACAACACGATTTCCGGAAGATCGGAATCTACAATTTTTTGCCGTTCCGATGTCCTCATGTTAGATCTTAATAAGAAAACGCTTTCACTGTTGACTGAAATATAACTAGCCCAAAAAGTAAGGTCGTTATGAACACTCATGTTATAATCCCTTGAAGCTTTCTTGGTGGAAAGAATATTTACTTTTTCGGATTTGAGTAGTTGCTTAATTCCATCAATTGTAAATACATAGGCAGGATTTATTAGCAAGTACCAAACTGCGCCAAGCCGTTCAAAACTAAACCATATTGATTTGTGCTCCCAATAGTAAACTTTCCCAGTAACTTTGTTGATTCTAGGTTTTGCGACCGTTCTTGTAGCTTTTTTTATTCTTCCCTGATAACTGATTTCTTTAGGAGACCCATCAATATTTTTTGTAAAATATGCTCTTTTTTTCTTTGTATCGACTCTAAGGCCTACCGAAAACAAATGCTGAATCATACTGTCATTGAGCAATTGAACCAACTCCTTCGTTCCATTATTTAGGTCAAGAAATTCTTCAATTGTTATTTCTTCAAGAGTACCTACGTCAATGAACTGTTTTAATGGACTGGTCGCTTTTGATAAATCATAAAAAGACCAAATTCTTTCTCTCAAGAGCAAAAATGATGGTGTCCAGGCGTTGTTCAGTGCATTGTATATTTCTTGTCTTCGCCTTACGTCTGTATCTGCGTGATAAATTACCCTCGGTAGTTTAAGTATCTCAAATAGATTACAAGCGAATCGTACTGGTTCCTTCACATTAATTGTGGTAGTAGTAATTGGTGTCGCAGTAAGTGTTTCTTTGTCTACCTCTTCAATTCTACGGTATATGACTACCTCGAAATTCTCTTCCGTAACCGTTGGTCCAAATGTGATTGCCGATCCACCATTCATGACTTGCTTAACAACATCAGAAAGTCCAGAGCCTTCTTTATCCATTGCTCCTGCTCCGTAAAACAAGTCTGCAAGGACGGGATTTCTGTATCCTTTAATTCCGCGTTTGCCCTTTCGTATTTCATCTTCAAGTGATTCTGACAATAGCTGACGTTTCACTTCTTCAACAAGTCCGCCAGGGCTTGTAAAAACAATTCGGTCAGCAGACACACGAATTACTACGGGGATAAGTATTGAATAATCCCTGTGAACTATGGAGTTGACTATTATCTCCTTTAAAGCAAGAGTTGGATAAGGATAGACATTCTCTGATAGCTCACCCTTTAATCTGAATGGTCTGTTTATTAAGGTGAGAGTATCAGTTATCTCATTCAATTGGTTCCAAATATTGCCCTCTATTTTTCTCTCAATAATACCCGTTGACAAATTTTCAAAACTGACTTCTCTTTCAGATGAAAACGAAGTTACTTCCCTCAACCATTCTTCACTGCCCTCGAATCTCAAAATA
This genomic window contains:
- a CDS encoding SIR2 family protein, encoding MGELSGASKQSGVKLVVEIVEEAAKWAYCDTNGISVDDPRLTMSDWKKWLTKFSWYTDDYSVLYPIIIEELLNPRQTRKDFFLKIINPDIPSSRGYEILCELMHLELIDTVLTGNFDNCLYKASIQVRKPPVIHLIKTPFDLSTFSYTPKYPQLIYLHGSVEHYTDQNLVDEIQTLNPELSSTLKPLLKDRPLFVIGYRGSEPSVMKNLFLDNLSYTNNFHQGIYWCILKRDLEQAQANESLLAPHLRELIKGAGNNFQFIPIDGFDELMKKEIWGKLRATQIDLKAKPVFVQQDNVCAPSYDTRLVGENTIGALEVALLRERIKNYCSRLDIKVYEEDWWFYQQMVRLKVAELVANDKYELTSSGILLFSSKTQEYLPQAHTILRFEGSEEWLREVTSFSSEREVSFENLSTGIIERKIEGNIWNQLNEITDTLTLINRPFRLKGELSENVYPYPTLALKEIIVNSIVHRDYSILIPVVIRVSADRIVFTSPGGLVEEVKRQLLSESLEDEIRKGKRGIKGYRNPVLADLFYGAGAMDKEGSGLSDVVKQVMNGGSAITFGPTVTEENFEVVIYRRIEEVDKETLTATPITTTTINVKEPVRFACNLFEILKLPRVIYHADTDVRRRQEIYNALNNAWTPSFLLLRERIWSFYDLSKATSPLKQFIDVGTLEEITIEEFLDLNNGTKELVQLLNDSMIQHLFSVGLRVDTKKKRAYFTKNIDGSPKEISYQGRIKKATRTVAKPRINKVTGKVYYWEHKSIWFSFERLGAVWYLLINPAYVFTIDGIKQLLKSEKVNILSTKKASRDYNMSVHNDLTFWASYISVNSESVFLLRSNMRTSERQKIVDSDLPEIVLSSKLPIASVHDVSIVDPFVEPSDLEDIEDIEKELEQLAKEEQDKERKKDGN